The following proteins are encoded in a genomic region of Arachis stenosperma cultivar V10309 chromosome 4, arast.V10309.gnm1.PFL2, whole genome shotgun sequence:
- the LOC130976537 gene encoding light-harvesting complex-like protein OHP1, chloroplastic, with amino-acid sequence MVMATSSTILPSSLIAGTTLSVNSKKQLLFLPNGYNNRLQKRVSFTVTATKPPAGVEFPKVQPQFQAPFLGFTKTAEIWNSRACMIGIIGVFIVEFIINKGILQVIGVDVGKGLDLPL; translated from the exons ATGGTCATGGCTACTTCATCAACCATATTGCCATCATCACTCATCGCGGGAACAACGCTTTCAGTTAACTCAAAAAAGCAACTGTTGTTCCTTCCAAATGGTTATAATAATAGGTTACAAAAGAGAGTTTCCTTCACTGTCACAGCAACCAAGCCCCCTGCTGGT GTGGAATTTCCAAAAGTACAGCCACAATTTCAGGCTCCGTTTCTTGGGTTCACAAAGACAGCAGAGATATGGAACTCTAGAGCTTGCATGATTGGAATCATTGGAGTTTTCATTGTAGAATTT ATAATAAACAAGGGAATACTTCAAGTCATTGGAGTTGATGTTGGCAAAGGCCTTGATCTTCCTCTCTGA